CGCCACCGGTGGTGGTGGTCGGGGTGGCCGGCGGCTGGGCGGCCGCCTCGGCGGGGCTGCGGCACGCGGCGGAGACGGCGACGGCCGCCCAGGGCCTGACCGACCGGCCCTGGTACGACGCCCGGCGGCTCGACATCGACCTGCTGCTGTGGCGGCTGCGCGACCACCCCGACCTGGCCGCGTTCGTGGAGCGCGCCATCGGTCCGCTGCGCGACCACGACCACCGCTCCAAGCCGCCGCTGCTGCCCACCCTCGAGACCTATCTGGCGCACGCGGGGCGCAAGGCGGAGACCGCGCGCGAGCTGCACCTCAACCGCCAGACCCTCTACAACCGCCTCGCCCGCATCGGGGAGTTGCTGGGCACGGACCTCGACGACCCGCAGACCGTACTGGCGTTGAGCCTCGCCCTGCGGGCCCGCCGGCACGCGCCCGGCACGGGGGCCTGAGGACCCGGCGCCGCGACGGGCTCAGGCGAGCGGCGTCGGGCGGGTCAACTCGTCGTAGACGCTGAGCACCTGGGCGACGGTCTCGTCCTCCGTCGGCCAGGTCGCCGCCTGCCGCACGCCCCGCTCCCGCAGCAGCTCCCGCCGCCCGGGGTCGGCCAGCAGCCGGACGACCGCCTCGGACAGCGCCTCCGGGTCGTCGCGCGGGACGAGTTCGGCGGCGTCGCCCACCAGGTCCGGGATGCCGCCGACACGCGTCGCGACGAGCGGGACCCGGGCGTGCAGCGCCTCCTGGGCGAGCACGGACCGCGACTCCCACCTGCTGGTCAGCAGCGCCAGGTCGGCGGCCGTGAGCAGTTCGGGCACGTCCTCGCGCAGCCCGACGAGCCGCACCGGCAGTTCCTCGTCCTCGATCCGCCGCTGGAGCACCGGCCGCAACGGCCCCTCCCCCGCGACGACGACCAGCGGCACCGGGTCGAGGTCCCGCCAGGCCCTGGCCGCGTCCAGCAGCACGTCGTAGCCGCGCTGCTGGTCCAGGGAGCCGACGGCCATGAGCAACGGGCGGCCGGTGGCGCCGAGTTCGGCACGGATCTTGGGCCGCAGCCGGTCGGGGTCCTCCGCGTCGACGGGCCTGCGGCCGCCGGGCAGGGCCACGGGCGCGAGCCGGGCGTCGCGGGCGCCCGTCCGGCGGGCCCGGTCCACCAGGTCCGAGGTGGTGCCGAGCACCACGGCGGCCGTCCGCATCACGCGCCGCTCCAGCAGCCGCAGGAGATGCGCCCGCGCGCCCTCGGCCCGGGCCCGGTTGTGCCAGGTGACCACGAGCGGGGTGCTGCGCCCGCCGAGCGCGAGCACGGCACGGAAGGAGGCGTGCAGGCCGTGCGCGTGCACCAGGTCGGCGTCCGCGCAGGCCGTGCGGAGCGCGGCCACCGAGGCCGGATCGCTGCTGCGCGGCACGTGCACGTGGTCGGCGCCGGTGCCGGTGAAGTCGTAGGTGCGATCGGCCTCGACGGGGGCGCACACCGTGACCCGCACGCCCCGGGCGACGAGCCCCTCGGCCAGGGAGCGTACGTGCGCGCTGCTGCCGGCGTTGCCCCCGCCGAGCACCTGCACGGTGCGCAGCGGCGACTGACCGTGCGGTGCGTTGCTGCTCACGGGGCTCACGGGGCCGGGGCTCCTGACTCGGCGCTGACGGTCACGGGGGACGTACAGAAGGTAGTGGGTGGTGCCGGGTGGAGAGGGGCGTACGGAGGTCACGCGCCGCTCGTCCGCACGGGACGGACCAGCCGCGCACACCGCGTGGAATCCACCGCTCGCACGGCGCCTGACCCACCGCCCGCACAGCACCGGACCCGCCGCCCCCTGCGTTCCCCGCCAAGCATGCCAGCAACTGCGGCCCTTCCGGGAAATCCGGGGAGGCGCACAGCGCGGCGGTCCGGGTCAGCGCGCCGGAGCATGTCACCCGTACGAGTGAGAGACAGTCAGGCGCCTCTCGTCCCGCCCCGGCCCGCACCGCGAGTCCGGAGGGTCACAGTGCCCGCGCCCACGCGCTCACCCGGTCGCCGTACACCGCGGCCGCGACCACCGCGGCGGCGTGCGCCAGCAGTCCCGCGCGCCCGTTGCACGCCACCGCGGCGGCCCCGGACACCGCCCCCAGGGCGTGCGCGCCCGTGTCACCGAGCATCATGTGCTCCCCGAGGTCCCCGGGCAGCACGGCCGCGGCCCCGCCGAGGGCCACCGCGGCCAGTTCCGCTCCCGGCCCGCCGCGCACCAGTCCGGGCGCCCCCAGCGCGAGCACCGCGCCGGCAGCGCGTCCCGGCCGTACGTCGACCAGGTTGACGAAGTGCGCGGCCCCGGCGATGACGACACCCGCCAGCACCCGGTCGACGAACCGCTCCTTGAGCACGTGTCCCGCCGCCAGCCCGGCCGCGGAGATCCCGAACAGCTTGACCGCACCGCTGGTGACCTCGCCGTGCCGCAGCGCCCGGAGATGCGCGCGGAAACCGCGCCGGTCGTCCCCGGCCACGTCGTCGTAGGCACCGCACGCCCCGGCTGCCAGCACGGCGAGCCCGGCAGCCGGGCTGACCCGGGCGGCCGCCACCGCCGTGCCCAGCGCCGCGGCGGGCCCGGCGTAGAGCCCGACCGGCCGCCCCGCGTGGTTCGTCCGCTCCCAGCGACCGCGGCCACCGGGCGCGGCCGCCCGCAGCAGCGCCTGGCCGGCCGCGGTGAGCGCGACGGCCGGCAGGAACGAGCGGGACCTGCGCCCCGGGCGCCCGGGAGCCGGCCTCACAGGTCCGCGCGTGCGGTGGCCAGCAGTTCCTCCGCGTGTGCCCGGGCCGTCTCGGAGTCCTCCTGGCCGGCCAGCATCCGGGACAGCTCCCGGACCCGCTCCTCGCCCTCCAGGACCTTCACGCCGGAGCGGGTGACCGAGCCGTCGTCGGTCTTCTCCACCAGCAGCTGCCGGTCGGCGAACGCCGCCACCTGAGGCAGGTGGGTGACCACGACGACCTGCGCGGTCCTGGCGAGCTTCGCCAGCCGCCGGCCGATCTCCACCGCGGCCTTGCCACCGACACCGGCGTCCACCTCGTCGAACAGGTACGTCGGCACCGGGTCGGTCCCGGCGAAGACGACCTCCACGGCCAGCATCACCCGGGACAGCTCACCGCCGGAGGCACCCTTGGCGATCGGCCGCGGCGGCGCGCCCGGATGCGGCGCGAGCAGCAGCTCGACCTCGTCCACGCCCGAGGGCCCGTAGGCCACCGCACGCCCGCCGACCTCCACGCCCTCCGGGTCGTCCTGCTGCCGGAGGGCGAAGGACACGCGCGCGTGGGGCATGGCGAGAGAGGCCAGCTCGGCCGTGACGGCGGCGGCGAAGCGTTCGGCCGCCTCGGTCCGCGCGTCCGTCAGCGCCTGCGCGAGCCCGCCCAGTTCGGTGCGCAGCGCGTCGCGCTCGGCGGTCAGCTCGCCGATCCGCTCGTCGTCGCCGTCCAGCTCGGTCAGACGGACGGCGCTCTGCTCGGCCCAGGCCAGGACGGCGTCGACGTCGTCACCGTACTTGCGGGTGAGGGCGGTCAGCGCGGCCCTGCGCTCCTCCACGGCGGCCAGCCGCAGCGGGTCGGCGTCCAGGTCGTCGGCGTACCCCGCCAGCTCACCGGCCACGTCCGCCAGGAGGATGCCGATCTCACCGATCCGGTCGGCGAGGGCGGCGAGCGCCGGGTCGTGACCGCGGACGGCCTCCAGGGCTCGGTGCGCGCCCGCGACGAGCATCGAGGCGTCGATGCTCTCGGGGTCCTCGGGAACACCCGCGAGAGCGCCGTGGGCGGCGGTGGCGGCCGACGACAGCGCCTCGGCGTGCCCAAGCCGCTCCGCCTCCTCGGCCAGCTCCGCGTCCTCGCCCGCCCGCGGCTCCACGCCGCCGATCTCCTCCAGGCCGTACCGGAGCATGTCGGCCTCCTGGGCACGCTCGCGCGCCCGGGTGACGATCTCCTCCAGCTCGGCGGAGACGGCCCGCAGCCGCCGGTAGGCCTCGGTGTACTTGGCGAGCGGCACGGCGACCGCGTCACCGGCGTACCGGTCCAGCGCCTGCCGCTGCCGGGACAGCTTCAGCAGCCCCTGCTGGTCGGTCTGCCCGTGCACGGCCACCAGGTCGTCCGCCAGCTCGGCCAGCAGCCCGACCGGCACGCTGCGCCCCCCGAGGTGCGCCCGGGAGCGGCCCTCGGCAGAGACGGTACGGCTGATCAGCAGGGCGCCGTCGTCCAGCTCGGCCCCGGCCTCCTCGGCGCGCACGAGCGCGGCGGCGTCCGCGGGGACGGCGATCCGCCCCTCCACGACCGCCCGGTCCGCGCCGAGCCGCACCAGCGCCGGGTCGGCACGCCCACCGAGCAGCAGCCCGAGGCTGGTGACCACCATGGTCTTGCCCGCACCCGTCTCACCGGTGACGGCGGTGAACCCGGGCGACAACTCGACCACGGCATCGTCGATGACCCCGAGCGACCGTATCCGCATCTCCTCCAACACGGAACAGACCATACGAGGTCCGGGGCGGCGAGCGCACATGGCCCGCCCATGTGACCCACGAGACCCTGGGCCGTGTCCGCAAAGTCCCGCCTGCCCTCCGGGTGGACGACGGGACTTTACGGACACGACCTAGTGCGGCGCCCCCCGCCACCCGGCGACGGGCAGCGCGAACTTCGCGACCAGCCGGTCCGTGAACGAGGCGTGGTGCAGCCGGGCCAGCCGCACCGGCACGGCCCCGCGCCGCACCTCCACCCGCGCCCCGGGCGGCAGCTCGACGGTCCGCCGGCCGTCGCACCACAGCACCCCGGGCGGGATGTGCGGCAGCACCTCCACGGCGAGGACCGAGTCCGGCGACGTGACCAGCGGCTTCGCGAACAGCGCGTGCGCGGAGATCGGCACCATCAGCAGCGCCTCCACCTCGGGCCACACCACGGGGCCGCCGGCCGAGAACGCGTACGCGGTGGACCCGGTGGGCGTGGACAGCACGATCCCGTCGCACCCGAACCCCGTCACCGGGCGGCCGTCGATCTCCAGCACGACTTCCAGCAGCTTCTCGGCGCCGGCCTTCTGCACGGCCGCCTCGTTCAGCGCCCAGTCGGTGTGCACGATGTCCCCGTTGCGGTGCACGACGACGTCGACGGTCATCCGCTCCTCGACCTCGTACGACCGCGCCACCACCCGGTCGACCACCCGGTCGAGGTCGTCCCGCTCGGCCTCGGCGAGGAACCCCACCCGTCCGAGGTTGACGCCGAGCATGGGCACACCGGAGGCCCGGGCGAACTCGGCGCCGCGCAGCAGCGTGCCGTCGCCGCCGAGCACGATCAGCAGCTCACAACCGTCGAGGCACTGCGGTGTGGCCTCCTTGACCAGCTCCACCTCGTCGGGGAGCGGCAGGTCGCGCGCCTCCTCCTCCAGCACCCGCACCCCGATGCCGTGCCGCTGCAGCCCCTTGACCACCAGCTCCGCACTGCGGATGGCCGCGGGCCGCCCGGTGTGGGCGAGCAGGAAAACAGTACGCGCTCGGTTCTGTGTCAACGCGGCCCCTCCGCCACTGCACGGTCGACGTCGGCCGGGTCCACCTGGGGTGCCCCCGCCCGCAGCCAGAGAAAGTACTCGACGTTCCCCGAGGGCCCCGGCAGCGGACTCGCGGTGACCCCCCGCACCCCGAGCCCCAGCTCCCAGGCCTTCTCGGCCACTCCCCGCACGGCCTCCGCCCGCAGCTGCGGACTCCGTACGACACCCCCGCTGCCGAGCCGCTCCTTCCCCACCTCGAACTGCGGCTTGACCATCATCACCAGGTCGGCGTCCGGCTTCACGCACCGTTTCAGGGCGGGCAGCACCAGCCCGAGCGGGATGAAGGACAGATCGCCCACGACAAGATCCACAGGTTCCCCATCGATCGCCTCAAGCGTCAACTCGCGTACGTTCGTACGGTCCTTGACGGTGACGCGTTCATCGTTCTGCAGAGACCAGGCGAGTTGGCCGTATCCGACGTCCACCGCGACCACGTGCGCCGCGCCCGCGCGCAGCAGCACGTCGGTGAAACCGCCGGTGGAGGCGCCGGCGTCCAGCGCGCGCCGGCCCTCGACGACCAGTCCCCCGGGCCCGAAGGCGGCCAGGGCACCGGCCAGCTTGTGACCGCCTCGGGAGACGTAGTCCGGATCGCTGTCGTCGGCCTGGACCACGATCGCCGCCGCGGTCTCCACCTGGGTGGCCGGTTTCGTCGCCACGGTCCTGCCGACGGTGACCCGCCCGGCGGCGATCAGCTGGCTCGCGTGCTCGCGCGAGCGCGCGAGCTTCCGGCGGACCAGCTCCGCGTCCAGACGGCGGCGTGCGACTCCTGCCACGGTGGGTTCAGCTCCTGCTCTGGTGGTACGAAGATCGAACATGTGACCCGAAGGGTCTCATCGGGGGCCGGCGGCCGCGTGGCCGGCGGGCGCCGGAGGTCCCGGCCGGGCGTCGAGCGCCGTGAGCGCGTCGCGCAGCCCCCGGTGGACATCCTCGTACACCTCGAGGTGCCCGTCGGTGGCGAGGTGGTCGGTATCGGCCAGCCGCTCGAGCCCGGCGTCGACCTCCGCGTTCCCGGTCGGCGTGCGCGGGACGTTCAGGGGGGCCGGGGCGGCGGGGTCGTACGCGGTCACGGGGGCGTGCTCGGCCCCCGCCTCGGGTACGGCCTCTTCCTCGGACGCGGACTCGCTCATGCCCAGACGCTACCCCGAACCGCTGGGGTACCGTCGATGGCCATGGCCACGATCGAGGAGTGCAGGACCGCACTGGGGAAACTCTCGGACAACATGCGGGGCGCCGAGGGCGACGTCCGCGCGGCAGCCGCGCTGGACCGCTCGGTCAGCTGCCACATCACGGACCTCGACGTCACCTTCGCCGGCCGGATGACCGGCGGCCGGATCGAGGTCGACGAGACCCTTCCGGGGCCCCCGCGCGAGAAGGCGCAGATCAGGCTCGCCCTGGCCGGCGACGACCTGGTCGCCCTGGTCGACGGCGAGCTGAACTTCGCCACCGCCTGGGGCAAGGGCCGGGTACGCCTGGACGCGAGCCTGCTCGACCTGTTCCGGCTCAGGAAGCTGCTGTGACCCTCCCGCCCGGCGTACCGCGCTGAGCCCCACGCCCTGGAAGCCGCCGCGAGCCTTCGGCTCAGGTAGCCGCCGTGAGCCGCGCCCTGCGGGCGGCCGGGACCACGAGCGGGGTCCCCGTCTCGGGGTCGTCGATGATCTGGCAGCGCAGCCCGAAGACCTCCTCCACCAGACCGGCCGTGACGATGTCGTTCGGGGCGCCCTCGGCGATCACCTCGCCGCCGCGCAGCGCGATGAGGTGCGTGGCGTACCGGGCGGCGTGGTTGAGGTCGTGGAGCACCGCCACCAGCGTGCGCCCCTGCGCCTCATGCAGTTCGGCGCACAGGTCGAGGACGTCGATCTGGTGCTGGATGTCGAGGTAGGTGGTCGGCTCGTCCAGGAGCAGCAGCGGGGTCTGCTGGGCGAGCGCCATGGCGATCCACACCCGCTGGCGCTGGCCGCCGGACAGCTCGTCCACGTACCGGTCGGCGAGTTCGGCGACGCCGGTCTGCGCCATGGACTCCTGGACGACCCGCTCGTCGTCGGCCGACCACTGGCGCAGGATGCCCTGGTGCGGGTAACGGCCGCGCCCGACGAGGTCGCCGACCGTGATGCCGTCCGGCGCGATGGACGACTGCGGCAGCAGGCCGAGGGTCCGCGC
Above is a genomic segment from Streptomyces collinus Tu 365 containing:
- the recN gene encoding DNA repair protein RecN, encoding MVCSVLEEMRIRSLGVIDDAVVELSPGFTAVTGETGAGKTMVVTSLGLLLGGRADPALVRLGADRAVVEGRIAVPADAAALVRAEEAGAELDDGALLISRTVSAEGRSRAHLGGRSVPVGLLAELADDLVAVHGQTDQQGLLKLSRQRQALDRYAGDAVAVPLAKYTEAYRRLRAVSAELEEIVTRARERAQEADMLRYGLEEIGGVEPRAGEDAELAEEAERLGHAEALSSAATAAHGALAGVPEDPESIDASMLVAGAHRALEAVRGHDPALAALADRIGEIGILLADVAGELAGYADDLDADPLRLAAVEERRAALTALTRKYGDDVDAVLAWAEQSAVRLTELDGDDERIGELTAERDALRTELGGLAQALTDARTEAAERFAAAVTAELASLAMPHARVSFALRQQDDPEGVEVGGRAVAYGPSGVDEVELLLAPHPGAPPRPIAKGASGGELSRVMLAVEVVFAGTDPVPTYLFDEVDAGVGGKAAVEIGRRLAKLARTAQVVVVTHLPQVAAFADRQLLVEKTDDGSVTRSGVKVLEGEERVRELSRMLAGQEDSETARAHAEELLATARADL
- a CDS encoding ABC transporter ATP-binding protein, translated to MTAGSAPHNRRSTVNRLSAENVTLAYDQRVIAEQLSVEIPDHSFTVIVGPNACGKSTLLRALARMLKPNRGRVLLDGQVIQSLPAKKVARTLGLLPQSSIAPDGITVGDLVGRGRYPHQGILRQWSADDERVVQESMAQTGVAELADRYVDELSGGQRQRVWIAMALAQQTPLLLLDEPTTYLDIQHQIDVLDLCAELHEAQGRTLVAVLHDLNHAARYATHLIALRGGEVIAEGAPNDIVTAGLVEEVFGLRCQIIDDPETGTPLVVPAARRARLTAAT
- a CDS encoding TlyA family RNA methyltransferase; the protein is MAGVARRRLDAELVRRKLARSREHASQLIAAGRVTVGRTVATKPATQVETAAAIVVQADDSDPDYVSRGGHKLAGALAAFGPGGLVVEGRRALDAGASTGGFTDVLLRAGAAHVVAVDVGYGQLAWSLQNDERVTVKDRTNVRELTLEAIDGEPVDLVVGDLSFIPLGLVLPALKRCVKPDADLVMMVKPQFEVGKERLGSGGVVRSPQLRAEAVRGVAEKAWELGLGVRGVTASPLPGPSGNVEYFLWLRAGAPQVDPADVDRAVAEGPR
- a CDS encoding NAD kinase; this encodes MTQNRARTVFLLAHTGRPAAIRSAELVVKGLQRHGIGVRVLEEEARDLPLPDEVELVKEATPQCLDGCELLIVLGGDGTLLRGAEFARASGVPMLGVNLGRVGFLAEAERDDLDRVVDRVVARSYEVEERMTVDVVVHRNGDIVHTDWALNEAAVQKAGAEKLLEVVLEIDGRPVTGFGCDGIVLSTPTGSTAYAFSAGGPVVWPEVEALLMVPISAHALFAKPLVTSPDSVLAVEVLPHIPPGVLWCDGRRTVELPPGARVEVRRGAVPVRLARLHHASFTDRLVAKFALPVAGWRGAPH
- a CDS encoding glycosyltransferase family 4 protein is translated as MSPVSSNAPHGQSPLRTVQVLGGGNAGSSAHVRSLAEGLVARGVRVTVCAPVEADRTYDFTGTGADHVHVPRSSDPASVAALRTACADADLVHAHGLHASFRAVLALGGRSTPLVVTWHNRARAEGARAHLLRLLERRVMRTAAVVLGTTSDLVDRARRTGARDARLAPVALPGGRRPVDAEDPDRLRPKIRAELGATGRPLLMAVGSLDQQRGYDVLLDAARAWRDLDPVPLVVVAGEGPLRPVLQRRIEDEELPVRLVGLREDVPELLTAADLALLTSRWESRSVLAQEALHARVPLVATRVGGIPDLVGDAAELVPRDDPEALSEAVVRLLADPGRRELLRERGVRQAATWPTEDETVAQVLSVYDELTRPTPLA